A stretch of DNA from Glycine max cultivar Williams 82 chromosome 18, Glycine_max_v4.0, whole genome shotgun sequence:
AAGGGTCCAGGCCCAACAGGCCTTTGCAACCTTTACCTTGATGAGCCAGATGAGAAATGGATAACCCAAATTGAAGATTTTGACCATGTCATTCTCAATGGAGGACATTGGTTTACAAGGTCAATGGTGTTCtatgagaaacaaaaaattgttgGATGCCACTATTGCCTCTTAGAAAATGTTCCTGACTTAACCATGTACTATGGCTACAGAAAGGCTTTTAGGACTGCATTTAGAGCCATCAATAGATTAGAGAACTTCAAAGGGACAGTGTTTCTTAGGACATTTGCTCCATCTCATTTTGAGAATGGGTTGTGGAATGAGGGTGGGAATTGCATTAGAACTAAGCCATTTAAGAGCACTGAGACACAATTAGAGGGCCTCAATTTGGAGTTTTATATGATTCAATTGGAGGAGTTCAAAATTGCGGAGAAAGAAGCCAGAAAGAAGGGTTTGAAATATAGGCTATTTGATATCACACAAGCATCATTGTTGAGACCAGATGGTCACCCAAGTAGATATGGGCATTGGCCTAATGAAAATGTGACACTGTACAATGATTGTGTGCATTGGTGCTTACCTGGGCCTATAGACACATGGAGCGATTTCTTACTAGGAATGTTGAAGATGGAGGGTGTGAGATCAGCTGAAGAGAGGCttcatttgcattcaaattgacaaatgaaattgattgcatacatttatcaattttttacgTAATCTTGCTTGTAATTGTAAACTTCCTTGCGTGCAttgtaaatctttttttaattgagatcaAATTCGTTTCACCCctgcttataatttttttttatgtcattgATATATTTTGTTGGTACAAAGacgtctatttttttattatttatgtttgttttagtcTTCAGcgataataatgattaatttttgttagagaCATTAACTTCTTCAACTTTTTTAGATTTcaatttttagtctctcaaaaTTAGAACTTTtattctttccttaattttatgtcaataattttagtccttttaatttttttctatttttaatcttttatttatttttattactcaaaattagttattattttgtcaatttttagtttcttgtttattttatatttgagattacttttaaaaaataaaaataaatgagagacaatttttttagaaaaactaaaaatgatgaagaaaacGAATGAAGGGCTAAaagttactaattaaaaatattttgagggaCCAAAAGTTATAATATGAAAAAgttgaaagattaaaaatttaataacccTCTTATTTTATAtgtctatatatattttgttaaataactattttagtaTGAAGTCTAATATTAATAATACGGGGACCATTAATCGACTGGTACTGGTGCAATCAACCGATTACTATTGATAGTGCCAATTTTTGGAGGCTAATACAACCAAAAGCAAACCAAGTGGCTAAAATTCAAGCTTTGCTTGATGGTTTCTTATCGTGATCTTGATAATACAGAAAAAGACCCCTTAACAAAAACGTGCATTCACTTGTACTGTCTTTTATGTCATCGATTGAACCCTTTgaaatgcaacaaaaaatacgtataaaagcaaaatattttatatttgctaCATCTTTATCATCTTATTGTTTCTAGTAGACAGGTACAAATATGAAAAGAATGTCACTCTAGGGAAATGCGTAGCAAGCTTAAATTTTGCTTTTCCAGGTATAAGTGAAAATAGGTTAATTAAGCTAGGTTTTGCTAGTTTATGTTTTATAATATCTTGTCTTAAGCTTTTTATTAGTCTACCAAAGGCCTTCATTTTTTT
This window harbors:
- the LOC100527506 gene encoding putative GDSL/SGNH-like acyl-esterase family protein, yielding MKFQVIELLFGKSTPKQMIPKVTLLAVFAVLLFTVTPLSYPLFRYSSSSSSLKSNKQLSKKPSSAFDDLNESASLPSTSIKKCDIFTGEWVPNPKAPYYTNKTCWAIHEHQNCMKYGRTDSEFMKWKWKPNGCDLPVFNPFQFLEIMRGKSMAFVGDSVGRNQMQSMICLLSRVEWPIDVSYKRDDYFMRWKYPSYNFTMAAFWTTHLVKSKEADAKGPGPTGLCNLYLDEPDEKWITQIEDFDHVILNGGHWFTRSMVFYEKQKIVGCHYCLLENVPDLTMYYGYRKAFRTAFRAINRLENFKGTVFLRTFAPSHFENGLWNEGGNCIRTKPFKSTETQLEGLNLEFYMIQLEEFKIAEKEARKKGLKYRLFDITQASLLRPDGHPSRYGHWPNENVTLYNDCVHWCLPGPIDTWSDFLLGMLKMEGVRSAEERLHLHSN